The Streptomyces griseiscabiei genome includes a window with the following:
- the gvpJ gene encoding gas vesicle protein, with amino-acid sequence MTPTPSDSPVPSTSPTRSPYPYGGGQGSSANLADILERVLDKGIVIVGDIKINLLDIELLTIKLRLLVASVDKAKEIGIDWWEHDPALSSRATRSDGRRSLADENERLRAEVRELRERVEEPPPELSRSRPKEPRTAERRTAERRAPERRKESRPRSRPAEPRPKRRRPVKDDDIDDIEDAEVVEAEEADDTDTDEDRR; translated from the coding sequence GTGACCCCGACCCCGTCCGACTCCCCCGTTCCCTCCACCTCACCGACGCGGAGCCCGTACCCGTACGGCGGCGGTCAGGGCTCCAGCGCCAACCTCGCCGACATCCTCGAACGGGTCCTCGACAAGGGCATCGTCATCGTCGGTGACATCAAGATCAATCTGCTCGACATCGAGCTGCTCACCATCAAGCTCCGCCTCCTGGTGGCCTCCGTCGACAAGGCCAAGGAGATCGGCATCGACTGGTGGGAGCACGACCCGGCCCTCTCCTCCCGCGCGACCCGCTCCGACGGCCGCCGCTCCCTCGCCGACGAGAACGAGCGGCTGCGCGCCGAGGTCAGGGAACTGCGCGAACGCGTCGAGGAGCCCCCGCCGGAGCTGTCCCGGAGCCGCCCGAAAGAGCCCCGCACGGCCGAGCGCCGCACCGCCGAGCGCCGTGCGCCCGAGCGCCGCAAGGAGAGCCGTCCGCGCTCCCGGCCTGCCGAGCCCCGCCCCAAACGCCGCAGGCCGGTGAAGGACGACGACATCGACGACATCGAGGACGCCGAGGTCGTCGAAGCCGAGGAAGCCGACGACACCGACACCGACGAGGACCGGCGCTGA
- a CDS encoding isopenicillin N synthase family dioxygenase, which translates to MSDPVTTTPETPGGPRPRIPTIDLRPWADGGPEDRARIARTVDEALQSAGFLLVTGHGVDPALRTRIREAARAFFVLPVAAKQAYEVKVGGRGWLGPGAEANGYAEGTETPPDLKESLTFATHEPFDDPVVNAEWYRPNVWPTEVPDLRALCEEYLARMGELENLLLSLLGEALGLEPDFFSRHMSHPTYGFNINWYPGTEIIGDPEPGQFRIGPHTDFGTVTILDRQAGKGGLQVYTDDGGWEDAPFDPDAFTINIGDLMARWTGDRWRSGRHRVLPPPADEPAEELMSLVYFGECTPGTIVESVPAPVGRVAHPPVDSHVYLRAQLDSITVD; encoded by the coding sequence GTGAGTGACCCTGTGACGACGACACCCGAGACCCCCGGCGGCCCCCGCCCCCGTATCCCCACCATCGATCTGCGCCCCTGGGCCGACGGCGGCCCCGAGGACCGTGCCCGGATCGCCCGGACCGTCGACGAGGCGCTCCAGAGCGCCGGTTTCCTGCTGGTCACCGGCCATGGCGTCGATCCGGCGCTCCGGACGCGCATCCGGGAGGCCGCGCGCGCCTTCTTCGTACTGCCCGTGGCGGCCAAGCAGGCGTACGAGGTGAAGGTCGGCGGACGCGGCTGGCTCGGGCCGGGGGCCGAGGCGAACGGGTACGCGGAGGGTACGGAGACCCCGCCGGACCTCAAGGAGTCGCTGACGTTCGCGACGCACGAGCCGTTCGACGACCCGGTGGTGAACGCGGAGTGGTACCGGCCGAACGTCTGGCCGACCGAGGTGCCGGACCTCCGCGCCCTCTGCGAGGAGTACCTGGCCCGCATGGGCGAGCTGGAGAACCTGCTGCTCTCCCTCCTCGGTGAGGCCCTCGGCCTCGAACCGGACTTCTTCTCCCGGCACATGAGCCACCCCACCTACGGCTTCAACATCAACTGGTACCCGGGTACGGAGATCATCGGTGACCCGGAGCCGGGCCAGTTCCGGATCGGCCCGCACACCGACTTCGGCACGGTCACGATCCTGGACCGGCAGGCCGGGAAGGGCGGGCTGCAGGTGTACACGGACGACGGCGGCTGGGAGGACGCCCCGTTCGACCCGGACGCCTTCACCATCAACATCGGTGATCTGATGGCCCGTTGGACCGGTGACCGCTGGCGTTCCGGCCGCCACCGCGTTCTGCCGCCCCCGGCCGACGAGCCCGCCGAGGAGCTGATGTCGCTGGTCTACTTCGGCGAGTGCACCCCGGGCACGATCGTGGAGTCGGTCCCGGCGCCGGTCGGCCGCGTGGCGCACCCGCCGGTGGACTCCCACGTGTACCTGCGGGCACAGCTGGACTCGATCACGGTCGACTGA
- a CDS encoding DUF4232 domain-containing protein, translating to MKSKLTAVALAAVVVAGTAATAVPASAAAPTRCHTADLKAGFATGEDAAPEMGQTENQTQAYIWFTNKSARTCTLSGFAGVDMVGAQTTDGTWSLVRSSKAPVKFTLEQGDTVDFSITLLPVAKSTPKAEKFVPSKFVVTPPNETTSFTLAWPFGGQILKQDAATHPATYLNPIGF from the coding sequence ATGAAGAGCAAGCTCACCGCCGTGGCCCTGGCCGCTGTCGTCGTCGCCGGCACCGCCGCCACCGCCGTCCCGGCGTCGGCCGCCGCGCCGACCCGCTGCCACACCGCCGACCTGAAGGCCGGCTTCGCGACGGGCGAGGACGCGGCGCCGGAGATGGGCCAGACGGAGAACCAGACCCAGGCGTACATCTGGTTCACCAACAAGAGCGCGCGCACCTGCACCCTGTCCGGCTTCGCCGGTGTCGACATGGTCGGCGCGCAGACGACCGACGGCACGTGGTCGCTGGTGCGCTCCTCCAAGGCGCCGGTGAAGTTCACCCTGGAGCAGGGCGACACGGTGGACTTCAGCATCACCCTGCTGCCGGTGGCCAAGTCCACGCCGAAGGCGGAGAAGTTCGTCCCGTCGAAGTTCGTCGTCACCCCGCCGAACGAGACGACGTCCTTCACGCTGGCGTGGCCGTTCGGCGGCCAGATCCTCAAGCAGGACGCCGCCACCCACCCGGCCACCTACCTCAACCCGATCGGGTTCTGA
- a CDS encoding gas vesicle protein GvpG, with protein sequence MGLIGTILTLPVAPVRGVGWVVDKVRQAAEEEYYDPAPVQEELVRLERARTEGQVGEEEFARREEELLHRLEEISAYRLQRQRETES encoded by the coding sequence GTGGGACTGATCGGGACCATTCTGACGTTGCCGGTCGCTCCCGTGCGGGGCGTCGGGTGGGTGGTCGACAAGGTGCGCCAGGCCGCCGAGGAGGAGTACTACGACCCGGCACCCGTCCAGGAGGAGCTGGTGAGGCTGGAGCGGGCGCGGACCGAGGGACAGGTCGGCGAGGAGGAGTTCGCGCGGCGCGAGGAGGAGTTGCTGCATCGGCTGGAGGAGATCAGCGCCTACCGGCTCCAGCGGCAGAGGGAGACAGAGTCATGA
- a CDS encoding GntR family transcriptional regulator, with translation MSDPAVRVDTTSQVPPYEQIRAQLAALIVTGRLAEGERLPTVRQLATDLGLAPGTVARAYRELEAGELVRTRRGAGTRVAAPRTGPARPHTVQLATLARDFTSSARALGADTEAILTAVRDALGPDRP, from the coding sequence ATGAGTGACCCCGCCGTCCGGGTCGACACCACGAGCCAGGTCCCGCCGTACGAGCAGATCCGCGCGCAGCTCGCCGCGCTGATCGTCACCGGCCGGCTGGCCGAGGGCGAACGGCTGCCGACCGTACGCCAGTTGGCCACGGACCTCGGTCTCGCGCCGGGTACGGTGGCCCGCGCCTACCGCGAGCTGGAGGCCGGCGAGCTGGTCCGCACCCGCCGGGGCGCCGGCACCCGGGTCGCCGCGCCCCGGACCGGCCCCGCCCGCCCGCACACCGTCCAACTCGCCACCCTCGCCCGTGACTTCACGTCCTCCGCCCGCGCGCTGGGCGCCGACACCGAGGCCATTCTGACCGCGGTGCGCGACGCCCTGGGCCCGGACCGGCCGTGA
- a CDS encoding gas vesicle protein K: MTTPRAPRTPRSDSGPPADRLREVGEAATRAFSLLPARPEDVSPPPAPGRSGTGGVARRLRTDPDTVERDLVRLVLTIVELLRQLMERQALHRVDQGNLTEDQEERLGMTLMVLHDRMTELCDRYGLTLDDLNLDLGPLGTLLPADPAPRT; this comes from the coding sequence ATGACGACCCCCCGGGCCCCCCGGACCCCCCGGTCTGACAGCGGCCCCCCTGCCGACCGCCTCCGCGAGGTCGGTGAAGCCGCCACCCGCGCGTTCTCCCTGCTGCCCGCCCGGCCGGAGGACGTCTCCCCGCCGCCCGCCCCCGGCCGGTCCGGCACCGGCGGCGTGGCCCGCCGGCTGCGCACCGACCCCGACACGGTCGAGCGGGACCTCGTCCGGCTCGTCCTCACCATCGTCGAGTTGCTCCGCCAGCTGATGGAGCGCCAGGCCCTGCACCGCGTCGACCAGGGCAATCTCACCGAGGACCAGGAGGAGCGGCTCGGCATGACCCTGATGGTCCTGCACGACCGCATGACGGAGCTCTGCGACCGCTACGGCCTCACCCTCGACGACCTCAACCTCGACCTCGGCCCTCTGGGCACCCTCCTCCCGGCCGATCCGGCGCCGCGCACGTGA
- a CDS encoding helix-turn-helix domain-containing protein, which translates to MRRNAEGAPGGASNAALFGEVLRHYREGALLTQEALARQIPCDRSQVAKIEAGTRVPSDQFAKRCDEVLDTGGVLARMWEKIDWYPEVQHPDWFARRVELDEQAVALRAYHEQLIPGLLQTPGYARALFSLVATGDELEERVRARMSRQPRFLDDGGPLYVVILDESCLRNPVGSPEIMREQCAHLLSAGQRPNIRIQVAPTGAYGLVRPRVSMSLIELPDERWIYSESQGRGHFINDPELYANGSRIYDVLRADIPSARESAALISNVMEGYEQHGQVPAERGDLDQEQSQRGGRRRLRRSRPRYPRHPRPRSRQQEP; encoded by the coding sequence ATGCGACGGAACGCGGAGGGGGCTCCCGGCGGGGCGAGCAACGCGGCACTGTTCGGCGAGGTGTTGCGCCACTACCGCGAGGGTGCGCTCCTGACGCAGGAGGCGCTGGCGAGGCAGATCCCGTGCGATCGGTCGCAGGTCGCGAAGATCGAGGCGGGCACGAGGGTCCCGAGCGATCAGTTCGCGAAACGGTGCGATGAAGTGCTGGACACGGGTGGGGTGTTGGCCCGTATGTGGGAGAAGATCGACTGGTATCCGGAGGTCCAGCATCCCGATTGGTTCGCGCGCAGGGTCGAGTTGGATGAGCAGGCGGTGGCGCTGCGGGCGTATCACGAGCAGCTCATCCCCGGCCTGTTGCAAACTCCGGGCTACGCACGCGCGTTGTTCTCCCTGGTCGCGACCGGTGACGAGCTGGAGGAACGAGTCCGGGCGAGGATGAGCCGCCAGCCACGCTTTCTGGACGACGGCGGCCCTTTGTATGTCGTGATCCTGGACGAGAGCTGTCTACGCAATCCGGTCGGGAGTCCGGAGATCATGCGTGAGCAGTGCGCGCATCTCCTCAGTGCCGGGCAGCGCCCCAACATCCGTATCCAGGTGGCGCCCACAGGCGCCTATGGGCTCGTCCGCCCCAGGGTCTCCATGTCCCTGATCGAACTGCCTGATGAGCGGTGGATCTACTCGGAATCGCAGGGCCGTGGCCACTTCATCAACGATCCGGAGCTCTACGCCAACGGCAGCCGGATTTATGATGTGCTCAGGGCGGACATCCCATCAGCCCGTGAGTCTGCTGCCCTGATCAGCAACGTGATGGAGGGGTACGAGCAGCATGGACAGGTGCCAGCTGAGCGCGGCGATCTGGATCAAGAGCAGTCACAGCGGGGAGGACGGCGGCGACTGCGTCGAAGTCGCCCCCGCTACCCACGCCACCCTCGTCCCCGTTCGCGACAGCAAGAACCCTGA
- a CDS encoding gas vesicle protein: protein MSAYGDHDAASAYDVHDDYDRPISGRQVALIDLLDRLLSGGVVLTGDLVLSVADIDLVRVSLRAVIVAVREQMDEQWALDLPERTPLEGGGAHDDPPGPPDPPV, encoded by the coding sequence ATGAGCGCGTACGGCGACCACGACGCCGCCTCCGCCTACGACGTCCACGACGACTACGACCGCCCCATCAGCGGACGGCAGGTCGCGCTGATCGACCTGCTCGACCGGCTCCTCAGCGGCGGTGTCGTCCTCACCGGGGACCTGGTCCTCAGCGTCGCGGACATCGACCTGGTGCGGGTGTCGCTGCGCGCGGTCATCGTCGCCGTACGCGAACAGATGGACGAGCAGTGGGCGTTGGACCTGCCGGAGCGGACGCCCTTGGAAGGAGGCGGCGCACATGACGACCCCCCGGGCCCCCCGGACCCCCCGGTCTGA
- a CDS encoding gas vesicle structural protein GvpA: MVPQGEGGAVAARGGGSGNLYDVLELVLDRGLVIDAFVRVSLVGIEILKIDARVVVASVDTYLRFAEACNRLDLESGRKAPAQLTDIVGETTESGAKGKSKGALTGAVEAVTESLKGRGDDDERESERDGREKRRVRSGARSGTSRRSSRQRDDDGDRDDGDREE, encoded by the coding sequence GTGGTGCCGCAGGGCGAGGGCGGCGCCGTGGCCGCCCGTGGCGGTGGCTCGGGAAACCTCTACGACGTGCTGGAACTCGTCCTCGACCGGGGACTGGTCATCGACGCGTTCGTACGGGTCTCCCTGGTGGGCATCGAGATCCTGAAGATCGACGCCCGGGTGGTAGTGGCCAGCGTCGACACGTATCTGCGTTTCGCGGAGGCGTGCAACCGGCTGGACCTGGAGTCGGGGCGCAAGGCCCCCGCCCAGCTGACGGACATCGTCGGCGAGACCACCGAGTCGGGCGCCAAGGGCAAGAGCAAGGGGGCCCTCACGGGCGCGGTGGAGGCCGTCACCGAATCGCTGAAGGGGCGCGGGGACGACGACGAGCGCGAGTCCGAGCGCGACGGGCGCGAGAAGCGACGCGTGCGCTCCGGGGCGCGCAGCGGCACGAGCCGTCGTTCCTCCCGGCAGCGCGACGACGACGGCGACCGTGACGACGGGGACCGTGAGGAGTGA
- a CDS encoding DUF7848 domain-containing protein has translation MTLRQLEPLGPPPVPVTGCTACAELAVRRDEARARYDRSAETDANVLLRHHQRREHTVGGARRVFRYVPYVIAQDATAEPEYEARCVSGDETECGAESGVHHDPAGVEEWQRRHTQETRHLRYRRSFGDYSVLEPLEEVPL, from the coding sequence GTGACGTTGCGTCAACTTGAGCCCCTGGGTCCGCCGCCCGTTCCGGTGACCGGATGCACCGCGTGCGCGGAGCTGGCCGTACGGCGGGACGAGGCGCGGGCCCGGTACGACCGGAGCGCGGAGACGGACGCGAACGTGCTGCTCCGTCACCATCAGCGACGGGAGCACACCGTCGGGGGTGCCCGCCGTGTGTTCCGGTACGTGCCGTACGTCATCGCGCAGGACGCGACGGCGGAGCCGGAGTACGAGGCGCGGTGTGTCTCGGGCGACGAGACGGAGTGCGGGGCGGAGTCGGGTGTGCACCACGATCCGGCGGGCGTGGAGGAGTGGCAGCGGCGGCACACACAGGAGACCCGGCATCTGCGCTACCGGCGGAGCTTCGGGGACTACTCGGTGCTGGAGCCGTTGGAGGAGGTGCCGTTGTGA
- a CDS encoding GvpL/GvpF family gas vesicle protein, with product MSVYVYAITKAAHPLGLDDVKGVGEDPAELHAVSNGGLSAVVSEAPEVLTVSRRDVEAHHTVQEQLWAEGAILPMSFGFVAEDEASVEALLQERAEAFSRRLDELTGCAEFNVKGVQDEDALLRAVLADSARARELNDAIREGGGTYEDRLALGELVAQEVHGRQEAMGQAALAALRPYALAEQLSPASEQYFVNASFLVDGERSEEFSEAGGELAEALGEGVELRLRGPLPPYSFV from the coding sequence ATGTCCGTGTACGTCTACGCGATCACCAAGGCGGCGCATCCGCTGGGCCTGGACGACGTCAAGGGCGTCGGCGAGGACCCGGCCGAGCTGCACGCCGTCAGCAACGGCGGACTCAGCGCCGTCGTCAGCGAGGCCCCCGAGGTGCTGACGGTCAGCCGCCGGGACGTCGAGGCCCACCACACCGTCCAGGAGCAGCTGTGGGCCGAGGGCGCCATCCTGCCGATGAGCTTCGGGTTCGTCGCCGAGGACGAGGCCTCCGTGGAGGCACTGCTCCAGGAGCGGGCCGAGGCGTTCTCCCGGCGCCTGGACGAGCTGACCGGCTGCGCGGAGTTCAACGTCAAGGGCGTGCAGGACGAGGACGCCCTGTTGCGCGCCGTCCTGGCCGACTCCGCGCGGGCGCGCGAGCTGAACGACGCGATCCGCGAGGGCGGCGGGACGTACGAGGACCGTCTCGCCCTCGGCGAACTGGTGGCCCAGGAGGTGCACGGCCGGCAGGAGGCGATGGGCCAGGCCGCCCTCGCCGCGCTGCGGCCGTACGCCCTGGCCGAGCAGCTCTCCCCGGCGTCGGAGCAGTACTTCGTGAACGCCTCCTTCCTGGTGGACGGCGAGAGGTCCGAGGAGTTCTCCGAGGCCGGCGGGGAGCTGGCCGAGGCCCTGGGAGAGGGGGTCGAACTGCGGCTGCGCGGACCGCTGCCGCCGTACAGCTTCGTATGA
- a CDS encoding nucleoside deaminase yields the protein MDQAQDQAQARAWLVTAVEEARAGLAEGGVPIGAALYGPDGTLLGRGHNRRVQDGDPSTHAETAAFRAAGRQRTYRGTTMVTTLSPCWYCSGLVRQFGISRVVVGEATTFHGGHDWLAEHGVEVLVLDDPECVALMRDFIQREPALWNEDIGE from the coding sequence ATGGACCAGGCACAGGACCAGGCACAGGCACGCGCATGGCTCGTCACCGCCGTCGAGGAGGCGCGGGCCGGGCTCGCGGAGGGCGGTGTCCCGATCGGGGCCGCGCTCTACGGGCCGGACGGGACCCTGCTCGGGCGCGGGCACAACCGCCGTGTCCAGGACGGCGATCCGTCCACGCACGCGGAGACGGCCGCGTTCCGCGCGGCGGGACGGCAGCGGACGTATCGCGGTACGACGATGGTGACGACGCTCTCGCCGTGCTGGTACTGCTCCGGGCTGGTGCGGCAGTTCGGGATCTCACGGGTGGTGGTCGGGGAGGCCACGACCTTCCACGGCGGGCACGACTGGCTGGCCGAGCACGGTGTGGAGGTCCTGGTGCTGGACGATCCGGAGTGCGTGGCCCTGATGCGCGACTTCATCCAGCGCGAACCGGCTCTGTGGAACGAGGACATCGGTGAGTGA
- a CDS encoding gas vesicle protein GvpO — protein sequence MTNGRESEKRRSSSRRHADDDDAAEERVSAPEAMRSALEQLTELLGRAPESVSALKPTDEGWEAQVEVLELERVPQTTSVMAGYRVVLDPAGKLLAYERGRRYTRAQVDRGTR from the coding sequence ATGACGAACGGCCGCGAGTCCGAGAAGCGCCGTTCCTCGTCGCGGCGGCACGCCGATGACGACGACGCCGCCGAGGAACGGGTCTCCGCGCCCGAGGCCATGCGGAGCGCGCTGGAGCAGCTCACCGAGTTGCTGGGCCGCGCTCCCGAGTCCGTTTCCGCGCTGAAGCCGACCGACGAGGGCTGGGAGGCCCAGGTCGAGGTCCTGGAGCTGGAGCGCGTCCCGCAGACGACCAGTGTGATGGCCGGCTACCGGGTCGTTCTGGATCCCGCGGGCAAGCTGCTGGCGTACGAGCGCGGTCGCCGGTACACGCGCGCGCAGGTCGACCGGGGCACCCGCTGA
- a CDS encoding SRPBCC family protein: MAEGGTAKGGSAGTLSRTRDESDGHAGSGTSRLKEELEDYIEARLQLMLQGVGHGLGEGARKLGDMSTGALTATASHAKDALVDKAKGVTKGVTGKAKDAVGDKAGDVTGKVTEKVTETVKDAVGKGHGKDPSGGSGKGHTIIEDIDVGVPVREAYDQWTQFQEFQRFAKGVVGVEQKDEVTTQWHVKVAKSNRHWRGSITEQVPDERIAWTSEGEKATTRGVVTFHPLGDNLTKVLLVLEYFPKGLFEKVGGLFRAQGRRARLDLKLYRTFVMMRGEATGGWRGEIRDGEVQEPEEDDDETAEAEADDDDDDKDGEWEDDEGEATDEYEDDRDDTDDDSAGSDDDETAEDEYEEDEEPEGEYEEEDEEGAYEDEDDDEGRGKARSSEP, from the coding sequence ATGGCTGAGGGCGGAACGGCGAAAGGCGGCTCGGCGGGCACCCTCAGCAGAACGCGCGACGAGTCCGACGGGCACGCGGGGTCGGGCACGTCCCGGCTGAAGGAGGAGCTGGAGGACTACATCGAGGCCCGGCTGCAGCTGATGCTCCAGGGCGTGGGCCACGGGCTCGGCGAAGGCGCGCGCAAGCTGGGCGACATGAGCACGGGGGCCCTGACGGCGACCGCCTCGCACGCCAAGGACGCGCTGGTCGACAAGGCGAAGGGCGTCACGAAGGGCGTCACGGGCAAGGCGAAGGACGCCGTCGGCGACAAGGCCGGGGATGTCACGGGCAAGGTCACCGAGAAGGTCACGGAGACGGTGAAGGACGCCGTCGGCAAGGGGCACGGCAAGGACCCCTCGGGCGGCAGCGGCAAGGGGCACACCATCATCGAGGACATCGACGTGGGTGTGCCGGTGCGCGAGGCGTACGACCAGTGGACGCAGTTCCAGGAGTTCCAGCGCTTCGCCAAGGGCGTGGTCGGCGTCGAGCAGAAGGACGAGGTCACCACCCAGTGGCACGTCAAGGTCGCCAAGTCGAACCGGCACTGGCGCGGCAGCATCACCGAACAGGTGCCCGACGAGCGCATCGCGTGGACGTCCGAGGGCGAGAAGGCGACCACCAGGGGTGTCGTCACCTTCCACCCGCTCGGCGACAACCTCACCAAGGTGCTGCTCGTCCTGGAGTACTTCCCCAAGGGGCTCTTCGAGAAGGTCGGCGGGCTGTTCCGGGCCCAGGGCCGCCGCGCCCGCCTCGATCTGAAGCTCTACCGCACGTTCGTCATGATGCGCGGCGAGGCCACCGGCGGCTGGCGCGGCGAGATCCGCGACGGCGAGGTCCAGGAACCGGAGGAGGACGACGACGAGACCGCCGAGGCCGAAGCCGACGACGACGACGACGACAAGGACGGTGAGTGGGAGGACGACGAGGGAGAGGCCACGGACGAGTACGAGGACGACCGCGACGACACCGATGACGACTCCGCCGGCTCTGACGACGACGAGACCGCCGAGGACGAGTACGAGGAGGACGAGGAACCCGAGGGCGAGTACGAGGAGGAGGACGAGGAGGGCGCGTACGAGGACGAGGACGACGACGAAGGGCGGGGGAAGGCGAGGTCGAGTGAGCCGTGA
- a CDS encoding alpha/beta hydrolase → MPLLAVSVTATLAPALATSTASAAPATSLPTASSSTAAQGALDRYAKQKPKWKRCDADAPAAFQCATVKVPLDYRAPGGKRIDLAISRLKSTAPDQRRGVLFSNPGGPGGSGLYMPLSMQEALPKAAQRKYDLIGFDPRGVGQSSPVTCGLNPKEEDWLRPYKKMTFAKDVVWARVVANKCQKKAGGTLPHITTRNTARDMDLIRAILGEKKISYVGYSYGTYLGAVYTQLFPGRADRFVLDSAVDPDRAWRGMIQWWAEGAEPAFDRWTEWAAARSATYGLGDTPEKVDRTFWDLVARAEKKPIDVDGQPTTADDIRMGMRGAVFSPQYASEALVELKKAADGKPASAKRLAAFTGSERTRTAGAGAAAVEEPADNMTASFWAVVCGDNSAAWSRDPESYRRDAIADKRRYPLFGDFASSIKPCAFWGKSVEPATKVNNEVGSLVVQNEWDSQTPLPSAQALHVDLKGSRMVTVHGGEGHGVYPNGNACSDGAVNGYLLTGKLPAKDVTCEATTGSNAEARKNQKRDTLPGSPLPQRAPDRF, encoded by the coding sequence ATGCCGCTGTTAGCCGTGAGTGTCACGGCGACGCTGGCTCCCGCGCTCGCCACCTCGACGGCCTCCGCCGCTCCGGCGACCTCTCTGCCGACCGCCTCCTCGTCGACCGCCGCCCAGGGCGCGCTGGACCGGTACGCGAAGCAGAAGCCGAAGTGGAAGCGGTGCGACGCCGACGCTCCCGCGGCGTTCCAGTGCGCCACCGTCAAGGTCCCGCTGGACTACCGGGCCCCCGGCGGCAAACGGATCGACCTGGCCATATCCCGGCTCAAGAGCACCGCGCCCGACCAGCGTCGCGGTGTCCTGTTCTCCAACCCCGGAGGCCCCGGGGGCTCGGGGCTCTACATGCCGCTGAGCATGCAGGAGGCGCTTCCCAAGGCCGCCCAGCGCAAGTACGACCTCATCGGCTTCGACCCGCGCGGTGTGGGACAGAGCAGCCCGGTCACCTGCGGTCTGAATCCGAAGGAGGAGGACTGGCTGCGGCCCTACAAGAAGATGACGTTCGCCAAGGACGTCGTCTGGGCGCGCGTCGTCGCGAACAAGTGCCAGAAGAAGGCGGGCGGCACACTCCCCCACATCACCACGCGCAACACCGCGCGTGACATGGATCTGATCCGGGCGATCCTCGGTGAGAAGAAGATCTCGTACGTGGGCTACTCGTACGGCACCTACCTCGGCGCCGTCTACACCCAGCTCTTCCCCGGCCGGGCCGACCGGTTCGTGCTGGACAGCGCCGTCGATCCGGACCGTGCCTGGCGCGGGATGATCCAGTGGTGGGCGGAGGGCGCCGAGCCCGCGTTCGACCGGTGGACCGAGTGGGCCGCCGCGCGTTCGGCGACCTACGGCCTCGGTGACACCCCGGAGAAGGTCGACCGCACCTTCTGGGACCTGGTCGCGCGGGCCGAGAAGAAGCCCATCGATGTGGACGGGCAGCCGACCACCGCCGATGACATCCGGATGGGTATGCGCGGGGCGGTCTTCAGCCCGCAGTACGCCTCCGAGGCCCTGGTGGAGCTGAAGAAGGCCGCGGACGGCAAGCCCGCCTCCGCGAAGAGGCTCGCGGCGTTCACCGGCTCCGAGAGGACCCGGACGGCGGGCGCAGGCGCCGCCGCCGTCGAGGAGCCCGCCGACAACATGACGGCGAGCTTCTGGGCCGTGGTGTGCGGCGACAACTCGGCCGCGTGGTCCCGCGATCCCGAGAGCTACCGACGGGACGCCATCGCGGACAAGCGCCGCTATCCCCTCTTCGGTGACTTCGCGTCCAGCATCAAACCCTGTGCGTTCTGGGGCAAGTCCGTGGAACCGGCGACCAAGGTGAACAACGAGGTCGGCTCCCTGGTCGTCCAGAACGAGTGGGACTCACAGACCCCGCTGCCCAGCGCTCAGGCCCTGCACGTGGACCTGAAGGGCTCGAGGATGGTCACCGTCCACGGCGGCGAGGGCCACGGCGTCTATCCGAACGGCAACGCCTGCTCGGACGGCGCGGTCAACGGCTACCTGCTCACCGGAAAGCTCCCGGCGAAGGACGTGACCTGCGAGGCGACGACCGGCTCGAACGCGGAGGCCCGGAAGAACCAGAAGCGGGACACGCTCCCCGGTTCCCCGCTCCCGCAGCGCGCCCCGGACCGCTTCTGA